The Muntiacus reevesi chromosome 10, mMunRee1.1, whole genome shotgun sequence genome has a segment encoding these proteins:
- the TACC1 gene encoding transforming acidic coiled-coil-containing protein 1 isoform X9, protein MGGAHSQSPRGREPTAERSPRPRETASGCKVKKYEAQSLALDGCSQDEGAVISQISDISNRDGHATDEEKLASTSSGQKPTGAEGKGTEKDLCQKMEKDGSTVPALLESPVEKSPVSVGCGVESPLDGICLSESDKTAVLTLIREEIITKEIEANEWKKKYEETRQEVLEMRKIVAEYEKTIAQMIEDEQRTSMSSQKSFQQLTMEKEQALADLNSVERSLSDLFRRYENLKGVLEGFKKNEEALKKCAQDYLARVKQEEQRYQALKIHAEEKLDKANEEIAQVRTKAKAESAALHAGLRKEQMKVESLERALQQKNQEIEELTKICDELIAKLGKTD, encoded by the exons GAGTGGCTGTAAGGTGAAGAAATATGAAGCCCAGTCTCTTGCTTTGGATGGATGTTCTCAG GATGAAGGAGCAGTGATCTCCCAGATCTCAGACATTTCTAACAGGGACGGTCATGCTACCGATGAGGAGAAGCTGGCGTCCACGTCATCGGGTCAGAAACCCACTGGGGCCGAGGGGAAAG GCACCGAGAAGGATCTGTGTCAGAAGATGGAGAAGGATGGATCCACTGTGCCC GCACTGCTGGAGTCCCCGGTGGAGAAGAGCCCCGTGTCCGTGGGCTGCGGAGTGGAGAGCCCCCTGGACGGCATCTGCCTCAGCGAATCAGATAAGACCGCCGTGCTCACCCTGATAAGGGAAGAG ATAATCACTAAAGAGATCGAAGCgaatgaatggaagaaaaaataCGAAGAAACCCGACAAGAAGTCTTGGAGATGAG GAAAATTGTGGCTGAGTATGAGAAGACCATTGCCCAAATGATTG AAGATGAACAGAGGACAAGCATGAGCTCTCAGAAGAGCTTCCAGCAGCTGACCATGGAGAAGGAGCAGGCCCTGGCTGACCTCAACTCGGTGGAAAGGTCCCTCTCCGACCTGTTCAGGAGATACGAGAACCTGAAGGGCGTCCTGGAAGGGTTCAAGAAG AATGAAGAAGCCTTGAAAAAATGTGCTCAGGATTACTTAGCCAGAGTTAAACAAGAAGAGCAACGGTATCAGGCCCTGAAGATCCACGCCGAGGAAAAACTAGACAA AGCCAATGAGGAGATTGCTCAGGTTCGAACAAAAGCCAAGGCTGAGAGCGCAGCTCTCCACGCGGGGCTCCGGAAGGAACAGATGAAGGTGGAGTCCTTGGAGAGGGCCCTTCAGCAGAAG aaccAAGAAATCGAAGAACTGACGAAAATCTGCGACGAGCTGATTGCCAAGCTGGGAAAGACGGACTGA